The proteins below are encoded in one region of Takifugu rubripes chromosome 1, fTakRub1.2, whole genome shotgun sequence:
- the pcdh8 gene encoding protocadherin-8: MGVWTFALVVLCVELCLLDTSQCTTTRYVTYEEDELGTEIGNLSRDLKIDPADDPDTSFRLMQENNSSVIQMREMDGLLSVADVIDREQLCPRSPRCLITFDVVVRSKEKFQLIHVEIEVKDINDHPPSFPHNETNLEIVENVPLGSRFPLEIALDQDVGENYIQSYNISPSTHFEVEVRDREDRVKFAELVLVRELDREVEDSYTIEVTATDGGAHAKSGSMLVNIKVLDFNDNSPAFEHSSLTVELDEDSPVGHRVLKVHAFDPDDGVNGEVTYALAEGFSPEVGRLFHVDPYTGDVTLKALVDFERRRSYELVIKASDMGANSVPSTCKVHIDVVDVNDNAPEISIKPMTPSRDGVASITEAAAADSFVALISTSDRDSGSNGYVRVSLLGHEHFTLQQAYGDSFMIITTTTLDRERIPEYNLTVVAEDLGNPPFKTVRQYTVRVKDENDNPPLFSKALYEVSVLENNVPGSYVTTVVARDPDVGKNAKVSYKVLDSEVPGGSLVSTYISVDSHSGSLYTLRSFDYESLQQIDVIIQAEDRGSPSLSSSSTIRIKVVDQNDNRPYFTFPVLLNDSADVPLPFNAPAGYLALRLSAEDEDEGMNEELSYRIVQGDTNLFTVDKDSGEIVLKQWLSAAIGDVLEVKVSVNDNGRTPLSSSAAIRFVVSETEPSEDQVFLILPSSNGEGPSWDGSFITIIVLSGGCALLLIAIVAVAVTCKFGRGARNGRSKRDTRRGLFDSRPLPMLSSAESNIYTGPRGYFHDRTPSSLDDSCLYEERSTDSEAKMFLPSKHFQRTSAWQGDKYCLQVSGIGNTDQLSVKDSGKGDSDFNDSDSDISGDGGKKNFLTFQPRQRSSIGDNHGSYCAAPPQSFRAPRDNSYTLGFSPLPVFGTPQGYGHSWKDSGYATNCPKPRGSMHSFSRTGTLPSYFPQQQHGAAAAAAAAAQVQNQSPNFVTVATALEVATVF, encoded by the exons ATGGGAGTCTGGACCTTCGCCCTGGTTGTGCTGTGCGTGGAATTGTGTTTACTTGACACGAGTCAGTGCACAACCACCAGGTATGTCACCTATGAGGAGGACGAGCTGGGCACCGAGATTGGGAACCTGTCCCGAGATTTAAAGATCGATCCAGCCGATGACCCTGACACATCGTTCCGCCTCATGCAGGAGAACAACTCCTCCGTGATCCAGATGAGGGAGATGGACGGACTTCTGAGTGTGGCCGACGTGATTGACCGGGAGCAGCTGTGTCCCAGGTCCCCGCGCTGCCTCATCACCTTCGACGTAGTGGTTCGCTCCAAAGAAAAGTTCCAGCTCATCCACGTGGAGATCGAAGTGAAAGACATCAACGACCACCCCCCGAGCTTCCCCCACAACGAGACCAACTTGGAGATAGTGGAGAACGTCCCGCTGGGATCAAGGTTCCCGCTGGAGATCGCCCTGGATCAGGACGTGGGTGAAAACTACATCCAGAGCTACAACATCTCCCCCTCCACTCACTTTGAGGTTGAAGTGCGCGATCGGGAGGACCGGGTGAAGTTTGCGGAGCTGGTGCTGGTGAgggagctggacagagaggtggaggattCCTACACGATCGAAGTCACCGCGACTGACGGGGGCGCGCACGCCAAGTCCGGGTCGATGCTGGTAAATATCAAAGTGTTGGATTTCAACGACAACAGCCCCGCGTTTGAACACAGCTCTCTGACAGTGGAGCTGGACGAGGATTCCCCGGTGGGTCACAGAGTTCTCAAAGTGCACGCGTTCGACCCGGATGACGGCGTTAACGGCGAGGTGACGTACGCGCTCGCCGAGGGCTTCTCGCCGGAAGTCGGGCGCCTTTTCCACGTCGACCCTTACACCGGGGACGTGACGCTGAAGGCGCTGGTTGATTTTGAGAGAAGACGATCGTACGAGCTCGTCATCAAAGCGTCTGACATGGGCGCCAACTCGGTTCCGTCCACGTGCAAAGTTCACATAGACGTGGTGGACGTGAACGACAACGCGCCGGAAATCAGCATCAAGCCGATGACCCCCAGCAGAGACGGGGTCGCCTCCATCACGGAGGCTGCGGCTGCGGACAGCTTTGTGGCTCTCATCAGCACCTCGGACAGAGACTCTGGCTCCAACGGGTACGTGCGCGTCAGCCTGCTCGGGCACGAGCATTTCACTCTCCAGCAGGCATATGGAGACTCTTTCATGATCATAACCACAACCACTTTAGACAGAGAGAGAATCCCTGAGTACAACCTCACAGTGGTGGCAGAAGACCTGGGAAACCCACCTTTCAAGACGGTCCGACAGTACACGGTCCGGGTAAAAGACGAAAACGACAACCCTCCCCTCTTCAGTAAGGCCCTCTATGAAGTTTCAGTCCTGGAAAATAACGTTCCAGGTTCTTATGTGACTACAGTTGTTGCTCGGGACCCAGATGTGGGAAAGAATGCCAAAGTCTCCTACAAAGTTCTAGATTCTGAGGTGCCCGGAGGGTCTCTTGTGTCCACTTACATCTCTGTAGATTCCCACTCGGGGTCTCTGTACACTCTGAGGTCTTTTGACTATGAGAGTCTGCAGCAGATTGACGTGATCATCCAAGCTGAAGACAGGGGGTCCCCCTCCCTCTCAAGCTCATCAACGATCAGGATTAAAGTTGTCGACCAGAATGACAATCGTCCCTACTTCACCTTCCCCGTGCTTCTAAACGACTCCGCAGACGTCCCGCTGCCGTTTAATGCCCCGGCGGGTTATCTCGCCCTCCGCCTCTCTGCTGAGGACGAGGATGAAGGCATGAACGAGGAGCTCTCGTACCGAATTGTCCAAGGTGACACGAACCTCTTCACGGTGGACAAAGACTCAGGGGAGATTGTCCTTAAACAATGGCTGTCGGCTGCAATTGGAGACGTGCTGGAAGTCAAGGTCTCGGTCAATGACAACGGCAGAACTCCGCTTTCCAGCAGCGCCGCCATCCGCTTCGTGGTCTCGGAAACGGAGCCCTCAGAAGACCAGGTGTTCCTCATTCTGCCATCAAGCAACGGAGAAGGTCCCAGCTGGGACGgctccttcatcaccatcattgtCCTCAGCGGGGGTTGTGCGCTGCTGCTGATCGCCATAGTGGCTGTGGCCGTCACCTGCAAATTCGGACGTGGGGCGAGAAACGGCAGGTCCAAGAGGGACACCCGCCGCGGTTTGTTCGACAGCAGGCCCCTGCCCATGCTCAGCTCTGCAGAATCCAACATCTACACGGGCCCACGAGGCTACTTTCACGACAGAACCCCTTCATCTCTAGATGATTCCTGCCTGTACGAGGAGCGGAGCACTGACTCGGAGGCTAAG ATGTTCCTGCCCTCCAAGCATTTCCAAAGAACATCTGCGTGGCAAGGTGATAAATACTGCTTGCAAGTGAG TGGCATTGGAAACACTGACCAGCTGAGCGTGAAGGACAGCGGCAAAGGGGACAGCGACTTCAATGACAGTGACTCAGACATCAGCGGGGATGGAGGCAAGAAGAACTTTCTGACGTTCCAACCAAGGCAAA GATCCTCCATTGGAGATAACCATGGATCCTACTGTGCAGCACCGCCGCAGAGCTTCAGAGCCCCCAGAGATAATTCCTACACATTAGGCTTCTCCCCTCTACCGGTTTTCGGCACTCCTCAAGGGTATGGCCACTCCTGGAAGGATTCCGGCTACGCCACCAACTGTCCCAAGCCAAGGGGCAGCATGCACAGCTTCTCCAGGACCGGGACCCTCCCGTCTTACTTCCCTCAGCAACAgcacggtgctgctgctgcagctgctgcagcggctCAGGTCCAGAATCAGAGTCCTAACTTTGTGACGGTGGCTACAGCTTTAGAGGTTGCCACTGTTTTCTAG